A window of Oceanotoga teriensis contains these coding sequences:
- the rsfS gene encoding ribosome silencing factor yields MLKEEVKKNVDEIKEIMEKYDAEDIKIFDMEKSSLLVDYFVIVTGNSDTHMNALRDYVVKYLKENEIKLTYHDKTRGSDWLVVDTGNIIVHIFSRDGREFYDLDSLWSKYLLK; encoded by the coding sequence TTGTTAAAAGAAGAAGTTAAGAAAAATGTTGATGAAATCAAAGAAATTATGGAAAAATATGACGCCGAGGATATAAAAATATTTGATATGGAAAAATCATCATTATTGGTGGATTATTTTGTTATTGTTACAGGAAATTCAGATACACATATGAATGCGTTAAGAGACTATGTGGTAAAATACTTAAAGGAAAATGAAATAAAATTAACTTATCATGATAAAACAAGAGGATCAGATTGGTTAGTTGTTGATACAGGTAATATAATAGTTCATATATTTTCCAGAGATGGAAGAGAATTTTATGACTTAGATTCTTTATGGTCAAAATATTTATTAAAATAA
- the rpsB gene encoding 30S ribosomal protein S2: MSVVSMKQLLEAGAHFGHRTRRWNPKMDPYIFTERKGIHIIDLQKTLQSIEEAYNFLRDKSTEGAEVLFVGTKKQAQQIVADEAKRCGGYYVNNRWLGGLLTNFKTIKKRITRLEELTEYVETEEFAKLPKKEQSRTKRVLDKLEKNLGGLRGLNKAPDVIFFVDPRKEEIGIQEANKLGIPTISMVDTNCDPDLIDFVIPANDDAIRAIMLIASKMADAVIEGREGRVDTLPEGNKGSTSEEENEIIEKLDAEDKYSDIANELEDEEEEN, encoded by the coding sequence ATGTCAGTAGTAAGCATGAAACAATTATTAGAAGCTGGTGCTCATTTTGGGCATAGAACAAGAAGATGGAATCCAAAAATGGATCCATATATATTCACAGAAAGAAAAGGAATACACATCATAGACCTTCAAAAAACATTGCAGTCTATTGAAGAAGCTTATAATTTTTTAAGAGACAAATCAACAGAAGGTGCAGAAGTTTTATTTGTTGGTACAAAGAAACAAGCACAACAAATAGTTGCTGATGAAGCAAAAAGATGTGGCGGATATTATGTAAACAACAGATGGTTGGGAGGATTATTAACAAACTTCAAAACTATTAAAAAAAGAATTACAAGACTTGAAGAATTAACAGAATATGTTGAAACAGAAGAATTTGCAAAATTACCTAAAAAAGAACAATCAAGAACGAAAAGAGTTCTTGATAAATTAGAAAAGAACCTTGGTGGATTAAGAGGTTTAAATAAAGCTCCAGATGTTATTTTCTTTGTAGATCCAAGAAAAGAAGAAATAGGTATTCAAGAAGCAAATAAATTAGGAATTCCAACAATTTCAATGGTTGATACAAATTGTGATCCTGACTTAATAGATTTTGTTATACCTGCCAATGATGATGCTATAAGAGCTATAATGTTGATCGCTTCAAAAATGGCTGATGCTGTTATAGAAGGAAGAGAAGGTAGAGTTGATACTTTACCAGAAGGAAATAAAGGATCAACAAGCGAAGAAGAAAATGAAATAATAGAAAAATTAGATGCAGAAGATAAATATTCAGATATAGCAAATGAATTGGAAGATGAAGAAGAAGAAAACTAA
- the miaB gene encoding tRNA (N6-isopentenyl adenosine(37)-C2)-methylthiotransferase MiaB codes for MKFYIKTFGCQMNVNESEIMSGLLTREGYEWTENPENANLIILNTCAVREKAENKMHGAIGEYGRFKNKNKDLILAVGGCSSEKERDEILKRHKKVNFIFGTRNVVDIVNMVNRAKRGEKFSDFSDKLSDMSHDLPKMPNSLHHAWVTIQYGCNKYCSYCIVPYTRGFEKSRDFEDIINEVKDYAKKGYREITFLGQNVDSYGKDFGDGKPKLDKLIKEAAKVEGIERIWFMTSYPSDITDELIDTIAKEPKAANYFHLPVQAGSNNMLEAMNRKYTKEQFYKLVHRVRSKVKGVTLSTDIIVGFPGETHEDYLETLQLIKDIRFEKVNIAEYSPREGTIAAKFKEDNVSKEEKNKRLMEIVEIEKNIGREENEKYAEKIIRVIQEGKTKHGMHFGRTINNKVVMFDSIDEYNGKYVDVKIRRVSAGPLYGQKIADETQVDFKKEDPTLKIFD; via the coding sequence GTGAAGTTTTATATTAAAACATTTGGATGTCAGATGAATGTTAATGAATCTGAGATTATGAGTGGTCTCCTAACTCGAGAAGGTTATGAATGGACTGAAAATCCAGAAAATGCCAATCTTATAATCTTAAATACTTGTGCTGTTCGTGAAAAAGCAGAGAATAAAATGCATGGAGCCATAGGTGAATATGGTAGGTTTAAGAATAAAAATAAAGATTTAATACTTGCTGTTGGTGGATGTTCATCAGAAAAAGAAAGAGATGAAATATTAAAAAGACATAAAAAAGTCAATTTTATATTTGGAACAAGAAATGTAGTAGATATAGTTAATATGGTAAATAGAGCAAAAAGAGGAGAAAAATTTTCTGATTTTTCTGATAAATTATCAGATATGAGTCATGACTTACCAAAGATGCCAAACAGTTTACATCATGCTTGGGTTACAATCCAATATGGATGTAATAAATATTGTTCATATTGTATAGTTCCTTATACAAGAGGATTTGAGAAAAGTAGAGATTTTGAAGATATAATAAATGAAGTTAAAGATTATGCTAAAAAAGGATATAGAGAAATAACTTTCCTTGGTCAAAATGTTGATTCATATGGAAAAGACTTTGGAGATGGAAAACCAAAACTTGATAAATTAATAAAAGAAGCTGCAAAAGTTGAAGGAATAGAGAGAATATGGTTTATGACTTCTTATCCTTCTGATATTACAGATGAGCTTATTGATACAATAGCAAAAGAACCGAAAGCAGCTAATTATTTTCATTTACCCGTTCAAGCTGGTAGTAATAATATGCTTGAAGCGATGAATAGAAAATATACTAAAGAACAATTTTATAAACTTGTTCATAGAGTCAGAAGTAAGGTTAAAGGAGTTACTTTAAGTACAGATATTATAGTAGGATTTCCTGGAGAGACTCATGAAGATTATCTTGAAACTTTACAGTTGATTAAGGATATAAGGTTTGAAAAGGTAAATATTGCTGAATATTCTCCAAGAGAAGGAACAATAGCAGCAAAATTTAAAGAAGATAATGTTAGTAAAGAAGAAAAAAATAAAAGATTGATGGAAATTGTTGAGATTGAAAAAAATATAGGTAGAGAAGAAAATGAAAAATATGCTGAAAAAATTATTAGAGTTATTCAAGAAGGTAAAACTAAACATGGCATGCATTTTGGAAGAACTATTAATAATAAAGTAGTTATGTTTGACTCTATCGATGAATATAATGGAAAATATGTTGATGTTAAAATTAGAAGAGTTTCAGCAGGACCACTTTATGGTCAAAAAATAGCAGATGAAACTCAAGTCGATTTTAAAAAAGAAGATCCGACATTAAAAATTTTTGATTGA
- a CDS encoding M48 family metallopeptidase, translating to MKEHKFNFYLDNRILEVQLFSTKRKTIQIKIENQKKIKVNAPYTLKIEEIIYILNKKSNWIKNKIIFFEKKGYVELNKKFEEGERFLFLGDEYILKFLNGKGVINKSIYLEKNFLIYTYRKNDPDSIKNNLKIWYKKESLNIINKRINHYKKYFDYNPRDIKVKEQNKRWGSCTYKDDLLFNWKIIMMKIDVIDYIVIHEMCHMKYKNHSKDFWILVSNIIPDYKEKEKWLKENSYKIVF from the coding sequence ATGAAAGAACATAAATTTAATTTTTATTTGGACAATAGAATCTTAGAAGTTCAATTGTTCTCAACTAAAAGAAAAACTATTCAAATAAAAATTGAAAATCAGAAAAAAATAAAAGTAAATGCTCCTTATACATTAAAAATAGAAGAAATAATATATATATTAAATAAAAAATCTAATTGGATAAAAAATAAAATAATTTTTTTTGAAAAGAAAGGTTATGTAGAATTAAATAAAAAGTTTGAAGAAGGAGAAAGATTTTTATTTTTGGGTGATGAGTATATTTTAAAATTTTTAAATGGAAAAGGAGTAATAAATAAAAGTATATATTTAGAAAAGAATTTTTTAATATATACTTATAGGAAAAATGATCCAGATTCTATAAAGAATAATTTGAAAATTTGGTATAAAAAAGAAAGTTTAAATATCATAAATAAAAGAATTAATCATTATAAGAAATATTTTGATTATAATCCAAGAGATATAAAAGTAAAGGAACAAAACAAAAGATGGGGTAGTTGTACTTATAAAGATGATTTATTGTTTAATTGGAAAATTATTATGATGAAAATTGATGTAATAGATTATATAGTCATACATGAAATGTGTCATATGAAGTATAAGAATCACTCAAAAGATTTTTGGATTTTAGTTTCTAATATAATACCAGATTATAAGGAAAAAGAAAAATGGCTTAAAGAGAATTCATATAAAATTGTATTTTAA
- a CDS encoding rod-binding protein produces MIGPVYNTSINSSNTTMKEASEEIVSSLFSNVLNSMYNSELFSDNTLIKKSTTEKWFREMLNAEYAKTATKKELKPLVDQILKSFNSIER; encoded by the coding sequence ATGATTGGTCCTGTTTATAATACAAGTATTAATAGTTCTAATACAACTATGAAAGAAGCTTCAGAAGAAATAGTTAGTAGCTTATTTTCAAATGTTTTGAATTCAATGTATAATTCCGAACTCTTTTCTGATAATACTTTAATAAAAAAATCTACTACAGAAAAATGGTTTAGAGAAATGTTAAACGCCGAATATGCCAAAACAGCTACAAAAAAAGAGTTAAAACCTTTAGTTGACCAGATACTTAAATCTTTTAATAGTATAGAAAGATAA